In Mus caroli chromosome 19, CAROLI_EIJ_v1.1, whole genome shotgun sequence, a genomic segment contains:
- the Plaat5 gene encoding phospholipase A and acyltransferase 5, with protein sequence MIPGLGGPWSAPPCRRVVPAGPSGMGLSPAASGEYGIRLSRVPWPRPTQISRTTSTESSDTQSTTGQSTVSHSDSASSQALLVQFLPKQLKQDRRLEQARSFQQGEKPETSLELTPSKKRTELVPTSNSEIESTQRNQAVEGNPRPRPGDLIEIFRIGYEHWAIYVEDDCVVHLAPPSKSGWICYWDSG encoded by the exons ATGATCCCGGGGCTAGGCGGACCCTGGTCCGCACCTCCCTGCAGGCGCGTTGTCCCTGCTGGCCCCAGCGGGATGGGCCTGAGCCCAGCAGCCAGCGGGGAGTACGGGATCCGTCTTTCCAGGGTCCCATGGCCACGCCCCACGCAGATCTCGAGGACCACAAGTACCGAGTCAAGTGACACCCAATCTACAACTGGACAGTCAACTGTATCCCACTCAG ACTCAGCAAGTTCTCAAGCGCTGTTGGTCCAGTTCTTGCCGAAGCAACTCAAGCAAGACCGCCGATTAGAACAGGCCCGAAGCTTTCAGCAGGG AGAGAAGCCGGAAACTAGTTTGGAGCTCACACCCAGTAAGAAGAGGACAGAGCTGGTTCCAACATCAAATTCAGAGATCGAAAGCACACAAAGAAACCAAGCAGTTGAG GGCAATCCAAGACCCAGACCTGGAGACCTGATTGAGATTTTTCGAATTGGCTATGAACATTGGGCCATCTATGTGGAAGATGACTGCGTGGTCCACCTGGCTCCCCCAAGTAAGAGTGGATGGATATGCTACTGGGATAGTGGTTAG